From the genome of Triticum aestivum cultivar Chinese Spring chromosome 3B, IWGSC CS RefSeq v2.1, whole genome shotgun sequence, one region includes:
- the LOC123069651 gene encoding SUN domain-containing protein 1: protein MASPSISAAAVASPVTPVALDPSPVASRLPAATAPVRKRPVLLLDQRPHPSTPTSRTAAAAAAAAAPLSQARRKKGLSSSGRPRWQTALSVAAKNAALLAVLLYLGDQAWRWAHPAPLAQPDDAALAGYTARVNDVEASLARAFGALKVQLEAVDRKIDGEVGAARGELAALLEEKRLAIEGQLNLLDARTDELNDALGGLRRMEFLRKDQFEAFLDEFKESLGSNSGTEVDLDQVRALAREIVMREIEKHAADGVGRVDYAVGSAGGRVVRYSEAYDAGKRGGLLSALPFGGGDNGDQSQKILQPSFGEPGQCFPLKGSSGFVEIQLRKGIIPEAITLEHVSKDVAYDMSTAPKDCRLSGWYQGTHTETPPNHAAEMYALTEFTYDLAKNNIQTFDITAPDVGVVNMVRLDFTSNHGSSVLTCIYRIRVHGHEPVTPVIASPLP, encoded by the exons ATGGCGTCCCCTTCCATCTCCGCCGCTGCGGTGGCCAGCCCCGTCACCCCGGTGGCCCTAGACCCCAGCCCCGTCGCATcccgcctccccgccgccaccgccccggtgCGCAAGCGGCCGGTCCTCCTCCTCGACCAGCGCCCGCACCCCTCCACCCCGACGTCGCgcaccgctgccgctgccgccgccgccgctgcgccccTGTCCCAGGCGCGGCGGAAGAAGGGGCTGTCGTCCTCCGGTCGGCCGAGGTGGCAGACCGCGCTAAGCGTCGCCGCCAAGAACGCAGCCCTCCTAGCCGTGCTCCTTTACCTGGGGGACCAGGCCTGGCGCTGGGCGCACCCAGCCCCTCTCGCGCAGCCCGACGACGCTGCGCTCGCGGGTTACACTGCCCGTGTCAACGACGTCGaggcctccctcgcccgcgccttCGGGGCGCTGAAGGTGCAGCTCGAGGCCGTGGACCGCAAGATCGACGGCGAGGTTGGGGCCGCTCGGGGCGAGCTAGCGGCGCTGCTTGAGGAGAAGAGGCTTGCCATCGAGGGACAGCTCAACCTGCTGGACGCCAGGACCGACGAGCTGAACGACGCGCTGGGCGGGCTCAGGCGGATGGAGTTCCTCAGGAAGGACCAGTTTGAAGCATTCCTGGATGAGTTCAAGGAGAGCCTAGGCTCCAACTCTGGCACTGAGGTCGATCTGGATCAGGTCCGCGCGTTGGCCAGGGAGATCGTCATGAGGGAAATAGAGAAGCATGCCGCCGATGGGGTTGGCAGGGTGGACTATGCCGTGGGGTCTGCTGGGGGGAGAGTTGTCCGCTACTCGGAGGCATATGATGCTGGGAAACGTGGTGGTCTTCTTTCTGCATTACCATTTGGTGGTGGAGACAATGGTGACCAGTCACAGAAGATACTTCAGCCGAGCTTTGGGGAGCCCGGGCAGTGCTTTCCCTTGAAGGGAAGTAGTGGGTTTGTGGAGATCCAACTGAGGAAGGGGATAATCCCTGAGGCAATCACACTGGAGCATGTCTCCAAG GATGTGGCGTATGACATGTCCACTGCTCCAAAGGACTGCCGGCTATCCGGATGGTACCAAGGAACACATACCGAGACCCCACCAAACCATGCTGCAGAGATGTACGCCTTGACTGAGTTCACTTACGACCTAGCCAAGAACAATATCCAGACATTCGATATAACTGCCCCAGATGTCGGTGTCGTCAACATGGTTAGGCTGGACTTCACTTCAAACCATGGAAGCTCCGTGCTGACGTGCATTTACCGCATCCGGGTGCATGGGCACGAGCCTGTCACGCCAGTTATCGCTAGTCCACTGCCCTGA